TTACTACATATATCTCATTGTGTGTCCATAACACAATCGTATGAGAAGGAGCCATCAGAGTGTCGCCGGGAAAGAGCGTCGACAACATTAGAGTCGTCACCCACTATCATCCTCGGTTAGTCTGTGAGGAGGATGTCTAACTTGAGAAAGGGTTTGGAGTTCGTACTATAAGAATAAGGGCTTGGAGAAGTTATTGTGGTAGAGAACATACAGTGGTGGACCTTAGTTGTCCCTGCAGAAGGACCATCTAAGCCCAACCCTTCATTTATCCAAGCCCTAACACCTGAACCTCTAGCTATTCAAGTAACATAAGGAGATACCAAACCTTGGTCACATCAAATGGCATGGCTCATGAGTTAACTGAAAGATTTATTAATGATGAAATATTGAATTAGTTTGAAATACCTTATATCATCCATTTTAATGAAAGTGGGTCATATTTGTTAAGAGGTATTAAGACATATATTATGTCATTTCATAGTAGTTTAGGACAAGAATCAATTGCGGCTCCATTCTGAAAACAGAATGAGCCACAAATCAACACTTGGCTTGGCTTCCAATAATATCTACCCGCCCATTGGTTGAGCAGTCAGAGTAGATTGTTCTACCCGACCGTCAATTTATAGAGGATGGCATTCGTCACTCCGCAGTCTGCTGCTAGTACAGATCGTGTACGGCAGATCTCGCATCCGTTTTCCATCGAGCACGCGGATCCTGTGTCTCGATTAAGGACCAAACACAAAAGCGTTGGCTCTCGTTTGACGGGCCCCACGACAAGTCAAGTCATCCAGGACATTCTTTCCGGTGCTCGCTGGCTCGACCTGGACGCAGGAGATGCACCCGACCACCGGTAGTAGATACTGTTATAGTGCTGTGAAGCACAATGCAGTCACGAAATGAGACCATAAGTGAGTGTGAGATTGGCAAGACTGAGGATCAGGATGATGTACAAAAGTTTCTCTTTTTGTAATGACGAAGAGACAGTGAACTTGTTTTCTTTTTATGAGATGGAACCAAAACAGTGCAGCAGAACCAGAAAGCTGCACTGGGACGGCCACTGCAAACATAACAAATGTATGCGATCTAAGGTGAGTGAGAAGTGGCAAGTTGCAACACGATCCATCTTCTCCAATCCACCGGAACCATGAAAACTTGGTATCTCGTTTGCCAGGGAACACGTTTCTGTCACCTCTGCCTTCTAACAAGGTTGGTGTTGGCAATTCGAGAAAAGAGTGGTTGTCGTCCACCTTTCACGTATGACAGATTAGGATGCTTGCCATCCATGGAGGAAGCTCACCGCTGCGTCTTCCTCTGGGTTGGTCTCCGATGACGCACAGATCCTGTTCCGGGTCTGTCTGCACCGAAATTACCCCCAGTTGTCTTCCTACCTACTCGCTGCCCCATCGTGAACTGCCACTTTTATGCTCCCCTGCATGTGGGATTCATTAAGAGCTCACCCTCCCACTGCACAAGAAAACACAGATGAACAGGGTAGTAACTTTAAAGCTGCACCTACTGCAGCTTGCAAAGGTATGAAAGACTGTCACCCTATAACCTCACCTTCTCACTTAATACCTGGACATATGGGGGTTGTGCTCTTCCCCGCAACTACTTCAATGGCTCGACCAGTCAAAAAGATATTGAAAACTAGtttatttatttcatattatTGTTCATTAACACATTGTTAAGCATCTCAATTTCATGAGGAAAAATCTGCTGATCAGTGGTTCAAATGAGAGACTAAGAGATAGGGTGACCTCTTATTGTATTAAAAACATTGAGGACAGTTCAGGCTGCTTTAGTTCTTTCCTTACACAAAGTCCAGACCTATTAACTGCACTGCGGAAAAGAATAGGATGGAGACGTAACTTCTGGTTGGCGAGGCAGAAACATAGATGCTGGTTTTGATTGCATTGTAAAGGTGATTATTGAAAGTGTCGGGGTGTCATAACTAGCAAGCGTTTGGTTTGATCCATAGATGCTAGTTCTTTCCTTACATAGTCCGCATCCAATGCATGATCACTTCTCCGTGTCATTATCCTGGATTAACTTAGTAAGCTTCGGTCATGGAAATTGAAGCTTGGGCACAGAACCGTTTCGCCCACGCTCAGGTGGATCAGATGCGTCTCCAGTCTCGATCATTACCTCAGATTTATAATCCAATTTCTATTTAAGAAACTAACTAAGCTTGGGCTTTTCGTAGATTCCATCTCTGAGAGGATCTATCCTTGTATCTGCCATAGAAAGTGATTGATGCGTGGTGCCTTCATGTAAACGATATGGAGTTCCTCTCTCCCGTTAGCGGCGGAAGAAACTTGTAGGATGTTAAAGATTTTGTGACAATGAACTCAAAGAGATTTCGTATGATAGTACTACGGGAAGATGGGATTGATGTTAACAGGTTGATGGTAGGGTGGTGGCTATAGAGGAACAGTAATCAggatttttatatttgaataatccaGTTCGAGGTCTAGCATTCATGTCATCATTAAATGCTTTGTTTGATGATGGTTATGATCTTAAATGCATGGAAGCTGCATTCACATGGATCTCTGCTGTCTCTCCTACTTACATCCAAGGCAAAGAGAGGGCTGTTCGATCAAGTGGTAGCTATAAAATGGCGCTGCTGGTTGTAGGAAAAACTAAGCTTGGCGCTAGCTTGAAATCATGGCCTCTATGAAGCAAGAGTTTTTCCTCATGATCTTACTGCTGCTCAGCATCTTCAGATCATCGCAAGGTCTCGCTCTCTCCCTCTCTATTGTTTTATGTTTCTGAGGTTGTATCTGGAGCAACCATTTCCTGCCAAGGAGAAGGAGATGAAGCTTGTGTTGGGTTATGACGTGCAGAATGAAGCCAAAAGTTTGGGAAAGTATACCATGGGGACAGACATTGGTCATTTGCTGATGTCTAAAACATTGAATTATTCTTTTTAGGAAAATGATGTCTAGAACATGTTTTGTGCAAACTTCTACGTTTCTTGATATTGGACTTGTCAGGAACTCCTAGTTTCAATTTGGTTTTGCAGCATTCTTTAAGATGAAGTTttctatttattttctctttaggaTTTCTATAAGATCGAGTTTCCAGAGGGTCTTTGAACTCGTTAGGATCAAGTCTGACGAGTATTAATCTGCATTGTTATTTCCCTACTGCTCATAGTGATCCGACCAATAAAGAGTGAAGCTCTGCTGCTAGAACAATTAGTTTGCAGAATTCAAGGAGATTTATGGAGTCATTTAGAGCTGAAACTTTGAATCCTGATACAAATGGGAGTTCCCATTGCAAGTTCCGAGTCCCATGGTGAATTCATTGTAGAGTGAGTGGGTGCAGGATTTTGCAGTCATTAATGCTGATCTGCTATTGCTCGATGGGCTTCAGGAAGGGGGTTCACGAAGCCGAGGTACCCTTACATCAAGAAAGCAAGCGGCTTCTCATCAGCACCAGGGGAAGCATACGACTACATCATAGTGGGCGGAGGCACCGCAGGGTGTCCCTTGGCTGCCACCCTCTCTCACAAGTTCAAGGTGTTGCTGCTCGAGAGAGGCGGCTCCCCCTACGGCAACCGCAACATCTCGCGTTTGCAGAACTTCCACATCTCTCTGGCTGACACCTCCCCCAGTTCTCCGGCGCAAGCTTTCATCTCCACTGATGGAGTCATCAATTCTCGAGCTCGAGTGTTGGGTGGTGGGACTTGCATCAACGCTGGCTTCTACACCAGAGCCAGCCCCAGGTATCTACTGCaaaccgaagctcttctctttttTGGTAGTTTCTCTTTGATGCAGAGTACTAAGTTTTGAGGTTTTCCGCTCCATCATTCATTCCTCGAGACGCTGAGCTATCATCAATATGCTCAATTGGAAAGCTTGGTGCAAGGCTCTGATTAGGTTGTTCGTATGGTTGTGCAGCTATGTGAATGCAGCAGGTTGGGATGGCCAGCTGGTGAACGAGTCGTATCCATGGGTGGAGAAGAGGATAGTCTACTGGCCCAACGTTGCACCTTGGCAGGCTGCGCTCAGGGACGGGCTGCTGGAAGCCGGCGTCTCTCCTTTTAACGGGTACACTTTTGACCATATCTACGGAACCAAGGTTGGTGGCACCATCTTCGACAGGAGAGGTTTCCGGCACACCGCCGCCGATCTGCTTGCTGCTGGGAACCCGAACAACCTCAGGGTCTTGCTTCGTGCTAGTGTACAAAAGATCGTTTTTGACACTCAAGGTGATGAACCGAAACCTGCCTCTTTCAGGAAGTATCATGCCCTCCTCTGTTCCGTCGGCTAACATGGAAGCCGTAGCAGGGCGACGGCCGAAGGCGGTAGCGGTGCAGTTCAAGGATGAGAATGGGCGGCAACATCAAGCGGTTCTCGCTGATGGGGCGGGCGGCGGCGACGTCATACTGTCCGCCGGCGCCATTGGCAGTCCTCAGTTGCTCCTCCTCAGCGGGATCGGACCCAAGCATGACCTCGAGAAGCTGCGGATTCCTGTTGTCCTCCACAACCGGCATGTCGGGAAAGGGATGTCCGATAATCCCATGAACTCCATCTTCATCCCCACTAAGAAGCCGGTGCGGCAGTCGCTCATCCAGACGGTGGGGATCACAAAGATGGGCACCTTCATCGAGGCCAGCAGCGGGTTCAGCCAGTCCAGCGACAGCATCCAGTGCCACCACGGCATAATGTCCGCCGAGGTGGTACATCCTCTTCTCTTACTCCTGCAACCATCTTTAACCAAGCTGATCGATGCCCTGTGTTCTAACCGCTTCTTGTAAGAACTGCCACAGATTGGGCAGCTCTCCGCCATCCCACCGGCGCAAAGAAGCCTGGAGGCGGCGCAGAAGTACGCCAGAAACAAGCAGAACCTGCCCCGGGAGGCATTCCGTGGGGGCTTCATACTGGAAAAGATCGACGGCCCGCTCTCCACCGGTGAATTGAGCCTCCTCGACACCGACGTGGACTGCAGCCCCTCCGTCACCTTCAACTACTTCAGCCACCCGTACGACCTGAAGAGGTGCGTGTACGGCATAAGGACGATCGAGAAGATCGTGCGGACGAAGCACATAGCCAAGCTGAGCGGCGTGGACGAGTACCCGATGGAGGTGCTGCTGAACATGAGCGTGAAGGCGAATCTGAACTTGGTGCCGAAGCACACCAACGACACCGCGTCGATCCAGCAATTCTGCAGGGACACAGTGATCACCATTTGGCACTACCACGGAGGGTGCCATGTGGGGAAGGTGGTGGATCACGACTACCGCGTGATGGGTGTCGCCGGGCTAAGAGTGATCGACGGCTCAACATTTGTGAACTCTCCTGGCACTAATCCTCAGGCAACTGTGATGATGATGGGCAGGTGATTACACCACATTCCTCTTCGACGCTTCAAGATTAGAATCCAAATAGATGAGTGAAGGTGGGGTTTCATTGATCACTCGCTAAACTGATGGCTTTTGTCTATGCTCAGATACATGGGAGTGAAGATACTGAGGGAAAGACTGGGAAGAGCAGCTGAAGTATAGAGAGGAGGAAATGCATGGCTCAGATACAGGGAAGAATGATTGTAATGTTCGTTGATCCAACGTTTCCGTTTGCTCATATGTAGATCGGGTTGTGAATTGAGTGTAAATTGAATGATATATCCTTCTCGTTGAGCTGTTCCAGTGCATCATCATCCGGCCACTGCTTCGCCATCTAAATGCCATGACTTGCAGCAATCTGATGCAGTTCTGATTGGTAGAAGCTGGTGCAGAAAAATAGCATAATATACATAATAAAACAAAATCCATATAATATAtgtgtcaaaaatcaatttggccTTTGCATTAAAGAATTTTCATCCCTAAAAAAGCTAAAACTCTTCACTGAAATCCTTACAATAAAGACTGATTCACACTAAAGAATGCACTTCAGCAGTCATATCTTGAATCTGTTCTTTTGAAACTAATTCCGTGAAGGAATACAATCGAGTTCTTAAGGAACTTTCAGGGACTCACTTGTCCTGTTGAATCAAAATTAGACAGAAACTACTAAAATGGAAGTCACTTGTATGATCTTTCTCTCTCTGAGTTGTGGAGATGAGAGATGGAATTGCAGATCCTAGTGAAGCTTGATCTGATAAGAAAATGATATACTTATCAATCGAATGAATGACATGCTCTGCTACCATCCTAAAGATATTATTAGTTTGATCCTACTAATCTACGAAGCTTAAGTTTATATTACCAAGAGACCTAACGACTACATTTAAACTCTGATACTAGTAGTATCAACTTCCCTTATGCTATTGTTGCGGTCTTTGATTGATAAAATACTGTTCTACATTCTcacaagaaaatgaaagaagattTAAATGAATTTATGAAGACTCGATACACATGAAGCCTATGCCTTATGTGCACTAATTAGTATTATGTGGGATATCAAATGAGTATGTGCATGCAGAGCTGCACCGATTTAAAGAGGTCACCTAAAGATACAGGTCCGAAAAGAAGCCTCGTTTGAACTGCACACAGCAAGTGTCGGTAATGTGCGGTAGTCCTACGAGAGTAGGAGATGTTGAAGCTTGGTTTCGGATCCATTACTGCCGGACGCTTGGGGTTTCTGCCATGGTGAGTTTTTGGGATTCCCGTCACAGGAGTCGTCGCCTCTCACACCCATGAGGGAAGCCTCGCGGAATCCATTCCTGGAGGTGTCAGAAGAGGCTGTGGAGGTGGAGACGAACAAATATGGCATGCTCGCCAAGGCCAAAGGAATCCAAGGCTGCTCCTCCACCTACTCATCAAGGCACCTACTGGTCGTTCCTACTAAGATCTGTTGCTATGCTATTTTGCCGAAGCAATTCGAGGAAACTTATCTTCTGTTTATGCAACTCTTTTACCTGATTACACCAGCCAATATTCTtgcaagaagaggaagaaatttTCCTATACCCATATTTTGAGTCTCATCTAAACAAATGTAAAACCTTTTTATGGTTCAACAGTTCACTAGTAACATAAGTTTATGACAGATGATTTACCTGAAAAGGAAAGGATGTTGGCTTATCTTAGTATTAGAATTGTGGAAACTAATCCTATCTCTCTCATATGCACAATGGGATATCTAATAAAAGAGAGAACAAAACCGTATGATTACAGTGGACAGTACAAAACTAGATTTGAGGGAAACGGAATCTCCTTCCTGTAAGTAGAGACGTAGAAAGAGaacaaaagaaataaaacatTTATCTATCATTGtcccccagagagagagagagagagagagagagagagagagagagtaatgtgGGGAATCCTCATAGGATGAGGGAGTCTGGGTTAAGTCTCTTGTACTCAAGAAGTCTCTCGGCAACCGGACGCCTCTCCACTACGCCCTCCTCTTCCTTCCTCACTGAGGTTTTCCTTCGGAGAACCCGGCAATATCcgccggcggcggaggaggacatGCCATCTCGTGGAGCAAAGCACTATGGGTTTTTACTCCATGTAATGGAGCACCACCACTGCACCATCCAAGGGTGAAACCGGTAGCACTAGATGTATGAGCTGCCATCTGATCGATGTGTCGAGGTCTAGCCGTGACTGCACCCATCTGAGCTTCCTTTTGGAGCAATGCGGTGGCTGACAAGAAAGGAAAGGTCGTAGAAGTTCGATATGACGCAGGTAAAGAAGATTGGCCCTCACGTTGGAACTCAGATTCTAGCATTGTGGCGTAGATGGAGGACAAGGGATCCATTTGACTTTGGGACGTTGAGGCAGCTGGTGGTGGCTCAGGTCCTTGACAAGCCGCCCATGGTGATGAGATCTCCTGTTTCATGGTAACGTAGGTACCATGAGATCTCCTAATGTCGGCGTGTTGGGATCTCAACCCGTCGGGGAACTGAGGCTGCATGGTGGTGCTCTGACCAGCCGCGAGTTCATGGGATGACAAGGGTTGAGAGTACAAGTGTTGATGGTGGTCAGCCACAGGGTTTGCTTGGGTAACTCTTGCACTTTCTTCTGCCAGAGCATCACAAAATGCTCTGTGGGTGATAAAGCTGTCCCTTCTGCAACACCCAACAGTATATATCAGCATGCAGCAACCATGGATGTATGAGAGAATAAGGTGGAAAGCAATCCTGTGCTTCCCCTTCAAATTATATTCCATTTCGTCCTTCCCTTTGTACCTCCATGTGCTGGGCCAGAAAGCTCCTGTTGTTTCCTTCTACGTTTAGCTAGCTCTGCTCTCTCACTACCGTTGAATCGATGATGGGTTTCGATGAACAGTTTGCATCTTGTGAACCTATGTAATGCTTTTACATCAGAAACAGCACTTGAGTAGTTGGCATTACCTTGAGAAGAGGGTTCCACAGTCACATCTGTATTCCCTCGTGCCACAGATCTTGCTGTGGGCTCTCCAGTCTGAATGAACAGCGTATTTCTTGGAGCACTTCTCGCATTTCCACTTCTTCTCGCCGTGCTTCCGGGAGAAATGCTTCTTGATCCCAGTGAGGTCTCCGAGTGCTCTGGAGGGGTCGTGGTGTACGCACGACGCATCCGGACAAATGTACACCTTCTTCCTCACCTGCTTGTTCGTCCTCTGCTTCAGTTTCCACGGTAGGTTGTGGCCCCTCCTGTGCAGCTGGAGATTCTGGTCCCTTTGAAACCCTTTGTTGCAGATCTCGCACACGAACCGGTTGGTTGCCATCAGTGTGTTGGGCGACAGCGCTATCACTTCCGCATCCGGGTCTGAACTCCAAATCGTAAGGAAACAGAAGACAAACTCCATTTAGATTACATCAGAGCACAGACCTGGGTTTCCTGGGAGGCCCCTTTTTCTCTTAGCTGGGACCGGATTCTGTGAGGAGGCAGAAGTAGTGGGATTGGACATGTTCTCCTCCACCTTCATCATTGTACTGCTTGCAACTTCAAGCCCGGCTTTGTTTTCCTCCTCCTCTGGTATGGAAAGGGGTGGAATTTAAGCCCAGCTCATGGCTTAGGTAACAAAAGATAGCATCGAGAAGACAAGTGCAAGAACTCGGAAAACAGTAAAACAGTAGATAGAATTCACAATCAGACACCAGATCTATTGTTCCTCCTCCTCCCATCTACCCACAGAAGAACAACAGGCAAAAATTAAGATTTCTGGATCCAGAAAAAACCAGAGAAAGAGCGCTTATTGCAGCTGACATATGAAACCGCATCGAAACGAAAAAGAGAAGCACGAAAAAATTTCTTATACCTCAATCAGCTCTACATACTGCGAAGCCGAAAAAGAGGGACATAACAACAAAGGCGATACTTGATAAGGCAGTGCTAAGAATTAACTGATGCGAGGAACTGATGAGCCCCCAGTCGAGAGGAAAATGGTGGGCGGGGTGGACGTGCAGATGGATAGACGGTGTGAGACCGTGGACGAGGGCAGCAAAATCAAGCGTGCAATCGTTCATCCATTGAATGCCTGCACACACTACGATGCTTCTATGACGTTCCACTTCCCGTCTTTTTCTTTGTTCCCTGCTTATTATTATATATtctcccttcctctctctctctctctttctctctctctataattATCACTACATCTTTTCCGCCCTTCAGCTTCTCATTTCTGCGTTAGCatgattaattcattgattgaattCAGGCAGGCATGTACATGTCCGTCTCTATCCTTGCCTTTCTCTTTTCCATAATATGTTATGGTGTCCCACCATTTGAATCATCTTGTTTCTTCCATCAGTCGCGTTCTACTGCATGCCTAATTTCTTGGTCGAGTTATCAGCTCGAAGGCCATAATCCTCCACCAAAGACGACCAACAAATCCACGGGTAAAGTCATATGATCGTTCTCTAAAACCCCAGCAACATTAGATCCAAAAAGAATAAAGAGATGGAAACACACCCAAAACGAATGCTCGCATAGATCCATGCAACATCCCAGTGAGTTGATCGATGCACTTCGTTTCTCGGAGCTGACTCACGCTGGGCCGGATCAGGTCGAGCTTGCGACTGGGGGCTGGATCGTCCATTAATCCACGTTGTGGACGGCAGAGTCATCTCAGTCATCAAGGAAGGAGAACGTGTGAAGCTCGATCGATCTTTCGCTGAAGCTGGAGGCGTGAAAGAGGACGCGGAAAGGCTCCAAGGTGAGACGACCGCAACAAAAGGCTGAGAGACTTTTGTAGAGTGACTCGATCAGATGATGGATGACTTCCAAGACATCATTTTCTGTAAGAAACTTTCCGATTGTTTTAGGTGGAAGCGTGGTTGCTCCAATGGTTATGATTGACATGAGGAGCAACCGCATCATTACAAGTCTGACGACCTCACTTGACTTGGAGATGCAAAAGCAGCACTCCTGCACCACCCATCATAATGCGGCTTTCCTGCACCGAGATGACGCCTTAAGGCGACGCTCTGTATTGTCTACGTGTTGTCTGACGGTAAGCGTTCAAAAAGATGAAGCGTTTAGTATCTTCGTCAATTGTCCATTTGGAAGAGGCCCATATCACGTCGTTACTTGTTGCAAAATTACAACCATGACCCTTCAATTTCAGTGTACTTTTTACCCTCTAAATTTAAGCTTATCTTTGGTAATTTAGGTAAATTATAGGAAGTGATAAAATTGAGTCCTTTGGatgttattttaatagaagaaataTGTGAAACATCTTACTTAatgtttgaatatatatatatatatatagcgaaaTTTTTATTTAGTCATTATGTTCAAAATATATCTGAAGATTAATGACATATTATCTTCTATAATTAACTAATTTTTAGTATCTTAATCtctatacttttaaaaattatattaggatccttatacttatgaaagtgaaacatttaatcttgtTTCTCCTCACGCCATccattttattgatgaaaatatcgTATATATTCAATAGTAAATCGAAATGAGGCAAAGTCATTTTTATCAGTAAAATTGATGATGTGAGGATAAATGAGTTAAATATTTGACTTTCATAAGTATATGAataccaatataattttttatactataagatcgagatactaaagataattaattataaaaaaaataatatataattagccctatATATAATGAGGTTTTGAACTATCACGTTTGTTACGACTAGGTCTAATATATCATCCAATATTTTAGACATAAAGAAAAATTTaagcataaataaaaaatattaaatcttttttttattttatattctccCATATATGTCAAAAATGATTACCaactttaaaatatattttttattataatatttttttggtttACGGTATTGATAATAGTTTGATCAAGTTCTAAGTCTTATAAGTATATTGTATTAAGATTGGAGTTATATTACCAAAGCTTGAAACTTTGATTCTAATacattctgtttttttttttttgggttcacTTGTCATATTACCAAAGCTTCATAAATCTTTAATTGCAATCTAATTATTTGCATAATCAAAATGAAATTTGTATCCAAGCTTATTAATTAATGCATTCTCATTTTTCGCTCTTTTTCCATGTTAGCAGGACAgtgagatttcttactctttcttctcctccatcaTTGAGGTCATGACGTTGCAGACATCAGAACTTGGTCTCTTAAAGGAAATTGTACTGTATCAAACCTTGCAGTGCACGCTCTCGATCGAACGGATAGCGTTAACCAATCTGGCACTGGTGATTGTCTATTGTGCACATCCCACGGCGCAAAAGGTGGTGCTTTTTTCCCTCTCTCTGACTCTATCATCTCTTTTGGGTCAGTGAGATCAAAGTCCCAACTTTTGTACCATCTATGTGGAGGGATTGGCCACGGCAGGCGCGCAGCAGCGTGCGAGAGCCTTCGACCTTTTCTGGACGGGTGTTCCCTTCGAGACCTTTGTCTTGTTTTCCTGCTCTGAGGAAAGAGGAAGGACAGGAAGAATAAAGTAAATGGAGCGACAAAGATGGTAAAGGGGGGAGAGGGATGCTGCGCCTTTTCTAGTGCTTTGGGGTAGAAAAGGAGGAGCATGATAGGATTCCTGATACCTGTAGATTCAAAGGGAGAAAACAGAGAAGAAGACATTCGGATTTGGATTCCTGGCTCTATCCATCTTTGGTTCTTCTGTCTCTTGTGAGATCGGGAAGGAGAAGAGCGATGGGCGACGAGACCTCGAGCAAGTTCAAGCGGATTTGCGTCTTCTGCGGCAGCAACTCTGGCAACCGAACCGTGTTTAGAGAGGCAGCTCTTGATCTGGGCCACGAACTGGTACGCCCCGCTGATCCTTCTCCATCCAAGCGTTAAAAGATCATATCTCGAGGACTCAAAGGTTCGATTTTTAAAGAGCATTCGAGGGCCGATGTAGAAGATTGCAAAGATGTTCTTTCTTGATCGATAGGCCTTTGCCTTTCCTATTGCATCTCATATTGAAAAGATTCAGTCTTGGAAAACTTGTTTTGCTTGAAAACTTTATGTTGGAGTTATTAAAGCAGATGCAATGTAATTCGCCGATGCTTGTTCCTTTTACCCCTGCAAAAGGTTGGAAAATCATGTTTCTTTCTGAATCGTTTGTTATGTTAATCTGTCGTGCTGCTTGTTTGATGGGTTATAGGTGAAGAGAAGAATCGATTTAGTTTATGGTGGTGGGAGCGTCGGATTGATGGGTTTGATCTCGCAGACAGTTTATGATGGAGGTTGCCATGTCCTTGGGTAAGCTTTAGCATTTCTGGCTGTGTTTCAGCCTCTGCCTCGTACCCATTCTCTTAATAGTTCTTCCAATACTTTTGCTTATGATCTCAATTTACTTCTGAATGGGTGCAGGGTCATTCCTAAAGCTTTGGTGCCCCTTGAGGTTTTTGTTTGACCTTTAATCCTTTTACCTCTCTGTTGTTCTTGTTTATTTGTAGATGTCCTGTGTTTATGTACTTCTTCTTTTCAGAAACCTCTGTGCTTTGTTAGGTCTAACAGTTGCTATGTTTTTACTGCTTGTCATGTGGACTCTACAGTCAATTTTAATTGGATGGTTCTCATAAATTTTTTATCCAATTCCATAGCTACTTATTTGGTCCTTCAGACTAGTATAAACTTCCAATGAATTAATGCGAAagcaagcacctatttatatcaATGATGGGCATTCTTAGTTACAGGGGATGGATTATCATGTAATCATTATATAAATTGTTTGGATGCCAGGAGGGTCTCGGTAATAGATCGGTCGTTGAGGTCTAAATTTACAGTTCCTATCTTTATATT
This Musa acuminata AAA Group cultivar baxijiao chromosome BXJ1-2, Cavendish_Baxijiao_AAA, whole genome shotgun sequence DNA region includes the following protein-coding sequences:
- the LOC135600579 gene encoding zinc finger protein GAI-ASSOCIATED FACTOR 1-like, producing MMKVEENMSNPTTSASSQNPVPAKRKRGLPGNPDPDAEVIALSPNTLMATNRFVCEICNKGFQRDQNLQLHRRGHNLPWKLKQRTNKQVRKKVYICPDASCVHHDPSRALGDLTGIKKHFSRKHGEKKWKCEKCSKKYAVHSDWRAHSKICGTREYRCDCGTLFSRRDSFITHRAFCDALAEESARVTQANPVADHHQHLYSQPLSSHELAAGQSTTMQPQFPDGLRSQHADIRRSHGTYVTMKQEISSPWAACQGPEPPPAASTSQSQMDPLSSIYATMLESEFQREGQSSLPASYRTSTTFPFLSATALLQKEAQMGAVTARPRHIDQMAAHTSSATGFTLGWCSGGAPLHGVKTHSALLHEMACPPPPPADIAGFSEGKPQ
- the LOC135612716 gene encoding protein HOTHEAD-like; this translates as MASMKQEFFLMILLLLSIFRSSQGRGFTKPRYPYIKKASGFSSAPGEAYDYIIVGGGTAGCPLAATLSHKFKVLLLERGGSPYGNRNISRLQNFHISLADTSPSSPAQAFISTDGVINSRARVLGGGTCINAGFYTRASPSYVNAAGWDGQLVNESYPWVEKRIVYWPNVAPWQAALRDGLLEAGVSPFNGYTFDHIYGTKVGGTIFDRRGFRHTAADLLAAGNPNNLRVLLRASVQKIVFDTQGRRPKAVAVQFKDENGRQHQAVLADGAGGGDVILSAGAIGSPQLLLLSGIGPKHDLEKLRIPVVLHNRHVGKGMSDNPMNSIFIPTKKPVRQSLIQTVGITKMGTFIEASSGFSQSSDSIQCHHGIMSAEIGQLSAIPPAQRSLEAAQKYARNKQNLPREAFRGGFILEKIDGPLSTGELSLLDTDVDCSPSVTFNYFSHPYDLKRCVYGIRTIEKIVRTKHIAKLSGVDEYPMEVLLNMSVKANLNLVPKHTNDTASIQQFCRDTVITIWHYHGGCHVGKVVDHDYRVMGVAGLRVIDGSTFVNSPGTNPQATVMMMGRYMGVKILRERLGRAAEV